In a single window of the Brachionichthys hirsutus isolate HB-005 chromosome 18, CSIRO-AGI_Bhir_v1, whole genome shotgun sequence genome:
- the adi1 gene encoding acireductone dioxygenase: MSLQAWYMDSSEGDQRTPHRLDPDQPVSPEDLKKLGVFYWKLNADIYETDPELEQIRKDQGYSYTDIITIHKDSLPNYEGKLKMFFEEHLHLDDEIRYILDGRAYFDVRDKEERWIRIAMRKGDLITLPAGIYHRFTLDETNYTKAMRLFVGEPVWKAYNRPSDELDIRRKYLASLLEC, translated from the exons ATGAGTCTCCAAGCCTGGTACATGGACAGCTCCGAGGGGGACCAGAGGACCCCTCACAGACTGGACCCGGACCAGCCCGTGTCCCCGGAGGACTTAAAGAAGCTGGGAGTTTTCTACTGGAAG CTCAATGCTGACATCTATGAAACGGATCCAGAGCTGGAGCAGATCCGTAAAGATCAAGGCTACTCCTACACGGACATAATCACTATTCACAAGGACAGCCTGCCCAACTACGAGGGAAAG CTGAAGATGTTCTTTGAGGAGCACCTGCACCTGGACGACGAGATCCGCTACATCCTGGATGGTCGGGCCTACTTTGACGTCAGAGACAAGGAGGAACGATGGATCCGCATCGCCATGCGCAAGGGAGACCTGATCACGCTGCCGGCTGGCATCTACCATCGCTTCACCTTGGATGAGACC AACTACACCAAAGCCATGAGGTTGTTCGTGGGCGAGCCGGTGTGGAAGGCTTACAACCGTCCGTCTGACGAACTCGACATCCGTCGGAAGTACTTGGCGTCGCTGCTGGAGTGCTGA